A genome region from Nicotiana tabacum cultivar K326 chromosome 13, ASM71507v2, whole genome shotgun sequence includes the following:
- the LOC107804199 gene encoding patatin-like protein 7 isoform X3, whose protein sequence is MACNAISNTQQEPSIDTDKLSYEIFSILESKFLFGYNDQKLWVPKELTSPIEEHKNDDVSTIKNQRGKICILSIDGGGMRNILSGKALAYLEQALKVKSGNSHARIADYFDVAIGSGVGGIFTAMLFSTEDKKRPVFQAEDTWKLLVEQGKKIYPLKGSNNAGKDFLRRVFRRGNTVSSTSGLEKAMKEAFVDKKTGRSLTLKDTLKPVLIPVYDLSSTAPFLFSRADAFESESFDFRLWEVCKATAAEPGVFDPVCMKSVDGKTGCVAVDGGLAMSNPTAAAITHVLHNKQEFPFVRGVEDILVLSLGTGQLLEGSFEYEHVKKWKAKDWAKPMARISGDGTADMVDHSVAMAFGQCRSNNYVRIQGGEIDQWNVP, encoded by the exons ATGGCGTGTAATGCTATATCAAATACGCAACAAGAACCGAGCATCGATACAGATAAGCTAAGTTATGAAATTTTTTCTATTTTAGAAAGCAAATTCTTATTCGGTTACAATGATCAAAAGCTTTGGGTACCTAAAGAATTAACTTCTCCGATTGAAGAGCACAAAAACGATGACGTTTCAACGATCAAAAATCAACGAGGAAAAATATGCATCCTCAGTATTGATGGTGGTGGAATGCGAAACATATTATCGGGAAAAGCTTTAGCGTATTTGGAACAAGCGTTGAAGGTTAAATCGGGAAATTCACACGCTAGAATCGCTGATTATTTCGACGTCGCTATCGGTTCCGGTGTTGGAGGAATTTTCACGGCGATGCTTTTTTCTACAGAAGATAAAAAACGTCCGGTTTTTCAAGCTGAGGATACGTGGAAGCTTCTGGTTGAACAAGGTAAAAAAATTTACCCTTTGAAAGGGTCAAATAATGCCGGAAAGGATTTTCTACGGCGAGTTTTCCGCCGCGGCAACACCGTTTCATCTACTTCCGGGTTAGAGAAGGCGATGAAAGAAGCGTTTGTGGATAAAAAAACAGGTCGAAGCCTTACGTTAAAGGATACGCTTAAACCGGTTTTAATCCCGGTTTATGACCTGTCAAGTACGGCGCCGTTTTTGTTCTCTCGAGCCGACGCTTTTGAGTCGGAGAGCTTTGATTTCAGATTATGGGAAGTTTGTAAGGCTACAGCGGCTGAACCAGGAGTTTTCGACCCGGTTTGTATGAAATCTGTCGATGGAAAAACCGGGTGTGTGGCGGTTGACGGCGGTTTAGCTATGAGTAACCCGACGGCAGCGGCGATTACTCACGTGCTTCATAACAAACAGGAGTTTCCTTTTGTTAGAGGGGTTGAGGACATTTTGGTACTTTCGCTTGGAACAGGGCAGCTTTTAGAAGGAAGCTTTGAATATGAACATGTTAAAAAATGGAAAGCTAAGGACTGGGCTAAACCTATGGCTCGCATCTCCGGCGATGGCACCGCCGATATGGTGGATCACTCCGTTGCTATGGCTTTCGGCCAATGTCGTAGCAATAACTACGTCCGCATTCAG GGAGGAGAAATTGACCAATGGAATGTGCCGTAG
- the LOC107804199 gene encoding patatin-like protein 7 isoform X2 produces MACNAISNTQQEPSIDTDKLSYEIFSILESKFLFGYNDQKLWVPKELTSPIEEHKNDDVSTIKNQRGKICILSIDGGGMRNILSGKALAYLEQALKVKSGNSHARIADYFDVAIGSGVGGIFTAMLFSTEDKKRPVFQAEDTWKLLVEQGKKIYPLKGSNNAGKDFLRRVFRRGNTVSSTSGLEKAMKEAFVDKKTGRSLTLKDTLKPVLIPVYDLSSTAPFLFSRADAFESESFDFRLWEVCKATAAEPGVFDPVCMKSVDGKTGCVAVDGGLAMSNPTAAAITHVLHNKQEFPFVRGVEDILVLSLGTGQLLEGSFEYEHVKKWKAKDWAKPMARISGDGTADMVDHSVAMAFGQCRSNNYVRIQRMGRDLVVVG; encoded by the exons ATGGCGTGTAATGCTATATCAAATACGCAACAAGAACCGAGCATCGATACAGATAAGCTAAGTTATGAAATTTTTTCTATTTTAGAAAGCAAATTCTTATTCGGTTACAATGATCAAAAGCTTTGGGTACCTAAAGAATTAACTTCTCCGATTGAAGAGCACAAAAACGATGACGTTTCAACGATCAAAAATCAACGAGGAAAAATATGCATCCTCAGTATTGATGGTGGTGGAATGCGAAACATATTATCGGGAAAAGCTTTAGCGTATTTGGAACAAGCGTTGAAGGTTAAATCGGGAAATTCACACGCTAGAATCGCTGATTATTTCGACGTCGCTATCGGTTCCGGTGTTGGAGGAATTTTCACGGCGATGCTTTTTTCTACAGAAGATAAAAAACGTCCGGTTTTTCAAGCTGAGGATACGTGGAAGCTTCTGGTTGAACAAGGTAAAAAAATTTACCCTTTGAAAGGGTCAAATAATGCCGGAAAGGATTTTCTACGGCGAGTTTTCCGCCGCGGCAACACCGTTTCATCTACTTCCGGGTTAGAGAAGGCGATGAAAGAAGCGTTTGTGGATAAAAAAACAGGTCGAAGCCTTACGTTAAAGGATACGCTTAAACCGGTTTTAATCCCGGTTTATGACCTGTCAAGTACGGCGCCGTTTTTGTTCTCTCGAGCCGACGCTTTTGAGTCGGAGAGCTTTGATTTCAGATTATGGGAAGTTTGTAAGGCTACAGCGGCTGAACCAGGAGTTTTCGACCCGGTTTGTATGAAATCTGTCGATGGAAAAACCGGGTGTGTGGCGGTTGACGGCGGTTTAGCTATGAGTAACCCGACGGCAGCGGCGATTACTCACGTGCTTCATAACAAACAGGAGTTTCCTTTTGTTAGAGGGGTTGAGGACATTTTGGTACTTTCGCTTGGAACAGGGCAGCTTTTAGAAGGAAGCTTTGAATATGAACATGTTAAAAAATGGAAAGCTAAGGACTGGGCTAAACCTATGGCTCGCATCTCCGGCGATGGCACCGCCGATATGGTGGATCACTCCGTTGCTATGGCTTTCGGCCAATGTCGTAGCAATAACTACGTCCGCATTCAG CGAATGGGTCGGGATTTGGTCGTTGTGGGGTGA
- the LOC107804199 gene encoding patatin-like protein 6 isoform X1 → MACNAISNTQQEPSIDTDKLSYEIFSILESKFLFGYNDQKLWVPKELTSPIEEHKNDDVSTIKNQRGKICILSIDGGGMRNILSGKALAYLEQALKVKSGNSHARIADYFDVAIGSGVGGIFTAMLFSTEDKKRPVFQAEDTWKLLVEQGKKIYPLKGSNNAGKDFLRRVFRRGNTVSSTSGLEKAMKEAFVDKKTGRSLTLKDTLKPVLIPVYDLSSTAPFLFSRADAFESESFDFRLWEVCKATAAEPGVFDPVCMKSVDGKTGCVAVDGGLAMSNPTAAAITHVLHNKQEFPFVRGVEDILVLSLGTGQLLEGSFEYEHVKKWKAKDWAKPMARISGDGTADMVDHSVAMAFGQCRSNNYVRIQVHICIATLWAQRCG, encoded by the coding sequence ATGGCGTGTAATGCTATATCAAATACGCAACAAGAACCGAGCATCGATACAGATAAGCTAAGTTATGAAATTTTTTCTATTTTAGAAAGCAAATTCTTATTCGGTTACAATGATCAAAAGCTTTGGGTACCTAAAGAATTAACTTCTCCGATTGAAGAGCACAAAAACGATGACGTTTCAACGATCAAAAATCAACGAGGAAAAATATGCATCCTCAGTATTGATGGTGGTGGAATGCGAAACATATTATCGGGAAAAGCTTTAGCGTATTTGGAACAAGCGTTGAAGGTTAAATCGGGAAATTCACACGCTAGAATCGCTGATTATTTCGACGTCGCTATCGGTTCCGGTGTTGGAGGAATTTTCACGGCGATGCTTTTTTCTACAGAAGATAAAAAACGTCCGGTTTTTCAAGCTGAGGATACGTGGAAGCTTCTGGTTGAACAAGGTAAAAAAATTTACCCTTTGAAAGGGTCAAATAATGCCGGAAAGGATTTTCTACGGCGAGTTTTCCGCCGCGGCAACACCGTTTCATCTACTTCCGGGTTAGAGAAGGCGATGAAAGAAGCGTTTGTGGATAAAAAAACAGGTCGAAGCCTTACGTTAAAGGATACGCTTAAACCGGTTTTAATCCCGGTTTATGACCTGTCAAGTACGGCGCCGTTTTTGTTCTCTCGAGCCGACGCTTTTGAGTCGGAGAGCTTTGATTTCAGATTATGGGAAGTTTGTAAGGCTACAGCGGCTGAACCAGGAGTTTTCGACCCGGTTTGTATGAAATCTGTCGATGGAAAAACCGGGTGTGTGGCGGTTGACGGCGGTTTAGCTATGAGTAACCCGACGGCAGCGGCGATTACTCACGTGCTTCATAACAAACAGGAGTTTCCTTTTGTTAGAGGGGTTGAGGACATTTTGGTACTTTCGCTTGGAACAGGGCAGCTTTTAGAAGGAAGCTTTGAATATGAACATGTTAAAAAATGGAAAGCTAAGGACTGGGCTAAACCTATGGCTCGCATCTCCGGCGATGGCACCGCCGATATGGTGGATCACTCCGTTGCTATGGCTTTCGGCCAATGTCGTAGCAATAACTACGTCCGCATTCAG
- the LOC107804199 gene encoding patatin-like protein 6 isoform X4: MACNAISNTQQEPSIDTDKLSYEIFSILESKFLFGYNDQKLWVPKELTSPIEEHKNDDVSTIKNQRGKICILSIDGGGMRNILSGKALAYLEQALKVKSGNSHARIADYFDVAIGSGVGGIFTAMLFSTEDKKRPVFQAEDTWKLLVEQGKKIYPLKGSNNAGKDFLRRVFRRGNTVSSTSGLEKAMKEAFVDKKTGRSLTLKDTLKPVLIPVYDLSSTAPFLFSRADAFESESFDFRLWEVCKATAAEPGVFDPVCMKSVDGKTGCVAVDGGLAMSNPTAAAITHVLHNKQEFPFVRGVEDILVLSLGTGQLLEGSFEYEHVKKWKAKDWAKPMARISGDGTADMVDHSVAMAFGQCRSNNYVRIQLNSSS, from the exons ATGGCGTGTAATGCTATATCAAATACGCAACAAGAACCGAGCATCGATACAGATAAGCTAAGTTATGAAATTTTTTCTATTTTAGAAAGCAAATTCTTATTCGGTTACAATGATCAAAAGCTTTGGGTACCTAAAGAATTAACTTCTCCGATTGAAGAGCACAAAAACGATGACGTTTCAACGATCAAAAATCAACGAGGAAAAATATGCATCCTCAGTATTGATGGTGGTGGAATGCGAAACATATTATCGGGAAAAGCTTTAGCGTATTTGGAACAAGCGTTGAAGGTTAAATCGGGAAATTCACACGCTAGAATCGCTGATTATTTCGACGTCGCTATCGGTTCCGGTGTTGGAGGAATTTTCACGGCGATGCTTTTTTCTACAGAAGATAAAAAACGTCCGGTTTTTCAAGCTGAGGATACGTGGAAGCTTCTGGTTGAACAAGGTAAAAAAATTTACCCTTTGAAAGGGTCAAATAATGCCGGAAAGGATTTTCTACGGCGAGTTTTCCGCCGCGGCAACACCGTTTCATCTACTTCCGGGTTAGAGAAGGCGATGAAAGAAGCGTTTGTGGATAAAAAAACAGGTCGAAGCCTTACGTTAAAGGATACGCTTAAACCGGTTTTAATCCCGGTTTATGACCTGTCAAGTACGGCGCCGTTTTTGTTCTCTCGAGCCGACGCTTTTGAGTCGGAGAGCTTTGATTTCAGATTATGGGAAGTTTGTAAGGCTACAGCGGCTGAACCAGGAGTTTTCGACCCGGTTTGTATGAAATCTGTCGATGGAAAAACCGGGTGTGTGGCGGTTGACGGCGGTTTAGCTATGAGTAACCCGACGGCAGCGGCGATTACTCACGTGCTTCATAACAAACAGGAGTTTCCTTTTGTTAGAGGGGTTGAGGACATTTTGGTACTTTCGCTTGGAACAGGGCAGCTTTTAGAAGGAAGCTTTGAATATGAACATGTTAAAAAATGGAAAGCTAAGGACTGGGCTAAACCTATGGCTCGCATCTCCGGCGATGGCACCGCCGATATGGTGGATCACTCCGTTGCTATGGCTTTCGGCCAATGTCGTAGCAATAACTACGTCCGCATTCAG TTAAACTCTTCTTCTTGA